DNA from bacterium:
GCAGGTGCGGCCCAAGCCCTACGCCGCCGATCCCGCGGCCGAGTTGGCGGCCGTCGAGGGTCTCATCCGGGCCGAGATCGCGGCCGGCTTCTACAACATCGACGTCGACACCTCGACCCTCGTCGACCTCGCCCAGCCGGACCTCGACGCCCAGCAGCGCCTCAACTACCAGCTCGCGGCGCGCCTGACGGCCTGCATCCGCGGCGAGGAGCCGCCCGGCGTCAGCGTTTCCGTGGGCGGCGAGATCGGCGAAGTGGGCACGGCCAACTCCACCGTCGAGGAGTTCGAAGCCTACATGGCCGGCTACCGGCGCGAGCTGGCGCGCCTCGCGCCCGGCGCGCTCGGCCTCAGCAAGATCAGCGTGCAGACGGGCACCAGCCACGGCGGCGTTCCCCTGCCGGACGGCAGCGTCGCCGCCGTCAAGCTCGACTTCGGCGTCCTCGAGGCGATCGGCGGCCGCGCCCGTCGCGCCTACGGGCTGAGCGGCGCGGTCCAGCACGGCGCGAGCACCCTGCCCGAGAGCCTCTTCCACCGCTTCCCGGCGAGCTGCTGCAGCGAGATCCACCTGGCGACGGGCTTCCAGAACCTGATCTACGCCCATCCGGAGTTCCCGCCCGTCCTCCTGGCCGAGATCGACGCGCACCTGCTCGGCGCGCACGGCAACGAGCGCGCGCCCGGCGACAGCGACGAGCAATTCGTCTACAAGCTGCGCAAGAAGAGCTGGGGGCCCTTCAAGGCGCAGCTCTGGGGACTGCCGGCGCCCCTGCGCGCCACCCTGCGCGCCGCGCTGCGCGAGCAGTTCGCCTTCCTGATCGCGCAGCTCGGCGCGGCCGGCAGCCGGGAACTCGTGGGCCGCCACGTCGGCCTTGCCGAGGAAGCGGGCGAGCGGAGCCG
Protein-coding regions in this window:
- a CDS encoding aldolase; translated protein: FCREQVAGRLAANAALNPRPEIKAAAIADARALAAALGAWPASIQGLYAAMGRGEVDGLTVPAVNVRGLGFEVAGALFEAALAADCGAFIFEIARTEIGYTEQSPAEFAAVILAAAVATGYRGPVFIQGDHVQVRPKPYAADPAAELAAVEGLIRAEIAAGFYNIDVDTSTLVDLAQPDLDAQQRLNYQLAARLTACIRGEEPPGVSVSVGGEIGEVGTANSTVEEFEAYMAGYRRELARLAPGALGLSKISVQTGTSHGGVPLPDGSVAAVKLDFGVLEAIGGRARRAYGLSGAVQHGASTLPESLFHRFPASCCSEIHLATGFQNLIYAHPEFPPVLLAEIDAHLLGAHGNERAPGDSDEQFVYKLRKKSWGPFKAQLWGLPAPLRATLRAALREQFAFLIAQLGAAGSRELVGRHVGLAEEAGERSRG